In Nicotiana tabacum cultivar K326 chromosome 17, ASM71507v2, whole genome shotgun sequence, one DNA window encodes the following:
- the LOC107795897 gene encoding cation/calcium exchanger 1-like, whose translation MDFSPFHFKPRSVLSIFFNTSFLFVLLLYTLTFNGFSHSQTHVHLSKTNNNDCSDLYKLNDSQSKCAYIKSSPSCSGKGYVNYLEFFYCILGWSPLLGYTLLLLWLVLLFYLLGNTAAEYFCPSAEGLSKVLNLSPTIAGTTLLPLGNGANDVFSSIISFTRSSSDGVGLNSVLGGAFFVSCVVVGVISMVVSPSRRLTIDKPSFIRDVLFIIFSLSCLLGIIVFGRVNLWIAICFSSIYVIYICVVCAMHFFSKEETVENMNSTDKEDELDHEIGVALLGCVDEEKCSENEKQTEVVNSSTFGTSSSCCKFINCFLGVLDFPLYLPRRLTIPVVSEDKWSKPMAVISATLAPILAAAVLSASSSEGMDSPTSLAIGMTSVLVGLILGNLAFLSTKESSPPKECLLIWLLGGFLMSITWTYLLAQELVSLLVSFGYIIGINPSILGLTVLAWGNSTGDLISNVAMALNGGKDGQQMAISACYAGPLFNTLIGLGVSLVFASWWEYPASYVLPKDPFLCETLGFLMVGLLWALVILPKRNMQPDISLGVGLLAIYFCFLFLRFAKGF comes from the coding sequence ATGGATTTTTCTCCTTTCCATTTCAAGCCCAGGTCAGTTCTTTCTATATTTTTCAACACCTCTTTCCTCTTTGTACTCTTGCTTTACACTCTCACTTTCAATGGGTTTAGCCATTCCCAAACACACGTCCATTTATCGAAAACTAATAATAATGACTGCTCTGACTTATACAAACTAAATGATTCACAATCTAAATGTGCCTACATAAAATCAAGCCCTTCGTGCTCTGGAAAAGGGTATGTGAATTATCTCGAGTTCTTCTACTGCATCCTAGGTTGGTCTCCACTACTAGGGTACACTCTTCTGCTTTTATGGCTTGTTTTGCTGTTTTATTTGTTGGGTAATACAGCAGCTGAGTACTTCTGCCCTTCTGCTGAAGGCTTATCCAAAGTCTTGAATCTTTCCCCTACCATAGCTGGAACCACTCTTCTCCCTCTAGGAAATGGTGCTAATGATGTCTTCTCTAGTATCATCTCCTTCACTCGATCCAGCAGTGACGGCGTTGGGCTTAACAGTGTTTTAGGTGGTGCATTTTTCGTGTCTTGTGTCGTTGTGGGAGTCATAAGTATGGTCGTATCGCCAAGCCGCAGGCTAACCATTGATAAGCCAAGTTTCATTAGAGATGtacttttcattattttttcaCTCTCATGTCTCCTTGGGATCATTGTTTTCGGGAGGGTTAATTTGTGGATAGCGATCTGTTTCTCATCTATTTATGTCATTTACATTTGTGTGGTCTGCGCCATGCATTTCTTTAGTAAGGAGGAAACAGTAGAAAATATGAATTCAACGGACAAAGAAGATGAATTGGATCACGAGATTGGGGTTGCATTGTTAGGGTGTGTTGATGAGGAAAAGTGTTCTgaaaatgagaaacaaacagaAGTAGTAAATTCCTCTACTTTTGGTACCTCATCATCTTGCTGCAAGTTCATAAATTGTTTTCTTGGTGTTTTGGATTTTCCCCTTTACTTGCCAAGAAGGCTGACCATCCCTGTCGTTAGTGAGGATAAGTGGTCCAAGCCAATGGCTGTAATTTCAGCAACATTGGCACCAATTCTGGCAGCAGCTGTTCTGAGCGCTTCATCAAGTGAAGGCATGGATTCCCCGACAAGCCTAGCCATTGGCATGACATCAGTTCTAGTAGGGCTTATTCTAGGGAATCTTGCATTTTTGTCTACAAAAGAATCTAGCCCTCCAAAAGAATGCTTGTTGATTTGGCTCCTTGGAGGGTTTCTCATGAGTATTACATGGACATATCTTCTTGCACAGGAATTGGTTTCTTTGCTCGTCTCATTTGGATATATTATAGGGATAAACCCTTCAATTTTAGGTCTCACTGTCCTAGCTTGGGGTAACTCAACTGGGGATTTGATATCTAACGTTGCCATGGCACTGAATGGTGGAAAAGATGGGCAACAAATGGCGATTTCGGCTTGTTACGCCGGCCCATTATTCAATACTTTGATTGGTTTGGGGGTCTCCCTTGTGTTTGCATCATGGTGGGAGTATCCAGCTTCTTATGTGCTTCCCAAAGATCCTTTCCTCTGTGAAACTTTGGGATTTCTTATGGTAGGTTTGCTCTGGGCTCTTGTTATTTTGCCTAAGAGAAACATGCAACCGGATATCTCTCTTGGTGTTGGACTTCTGGCGATTTACTTCTGCTTCTTGTTCCTAAGGTTTGCAAAAGGTTTTTAG